The Aminipila terrae nucleotide sequence TGGTATTTGCATCATCTGTTTTCCCATATAAGTCGTATAAATATGGAACAGCACCATCTGACAAACTAAATAGTGCCTTAAGATCAACTTTCTCCAGGCTGCCATTCTGGTAATTGTCAATGTTATATTTTGCTATATTTCCGTCTATATTGCCATAAGAAAGCAACAGAAAACCTGCAATTCCCCCAATAATAATTATTCTGGAAGCATTAAATTCTTTCAGCTGCCTGATTACGATCACAGCGAAAGCAAACAACAGCATTACCATAAACCATGAAGTGTAAACCCTTAATTGTGTTAAGCCATAAGACTGGATATACATATACATTTTTCTTAATGCCGTAACAATCAGTCCCATAGTCATGATGGACATAAACGCTGTCTGTAATCTAAGCATTACAGGCTGCTTTAAGGTTTCTTTGTCTTTTTCCTTTTTTACAATAAAGATATTTGCCAGTGCAATCAGTACTACATTTACAGCAGATACTTTGCATAGTTCAAAGAACCCTCTTCTGGCATATTCTGCATAAGTAAAGGTATCCGGCAAAATTCCTTTAAAAGCGGCAAACAGATATGCCCCCTGAGATATGAAGAACATGATATAAATTAAATTGAATATTATCATGGCAGTATAAACAGTCAGTTTAGGTGCAAAGCTGATGTCATCAGAAATTCTTTGGATTTTCTCTTTGTTCATACTTTCTGCATTTCTTCCGGCAACATTACCATAAATAAGCCCAAATAAATAAAATGCCACTGGTATACCCATGATAAACTGCAATGCATAAGTAATAATACTGCTCATTGAAATAGCCTGAAGGATTCTGTCAAGAAGACCTTCAAAGGCAGCATCTGCTAATGAAAGCTGGCCTGTAACAAATATCATCAGCGGTAGAAACACCACCGCTCCTGCTGCTACGTACATGGCATTTCTGCTATGCCTGTTTTTAGAAATTCCCTGTTTTAACCCAAAATATCCGCATGTAATATTGGCAAAAGGCACCATGAAAGTCTGGTTGAACATATCCCATAAGGTGTACAGGGACAATCTTATATCCATATACCTTCCGGTGCTGACTGTAATCCAGTAAATAAAACACAAGGATGTGAAAATCAGATTCAGGCCTTTAAAAGTATATCCGTCAAAGATCATAAACTGTACAGAACCCACTGATGTTAATATCAGCCAAACTAAACTCTTTCTGTTCTGAGCTACTCCTCTGGCTTTAAAATAAAGCAATGCAATGCTGCATAAAATCACTGCAAATATGGTTACACCAATTCCCATTTTCGAAGCTAATATAAAATTCCAGTACAAGAAACCACAGACTAAAAGGGCCGCTGCAAACCAGAAGTCTGCAGACACAAACTTCATGGGTGCAATTCCAATCCCCTTTATATCATAGTTTTTTTGTTCTCCGCTCACATTTAATCCCCCTGATTCAGAAAAATAATATTTCATTTCTACTCTCCCCATTCTCTAACCCTTCAACTTTTATCCTGCATATATTTTATCTAAACACGCCTAATCTTCTACAAATTCCAGTATATCTCCCGGTTGACAGTCCAGTGCTTTGCAGATTTCTTCCAATGTAGAAAAGCGTATCGCCTTTGCCTTGTTATTTTTTAGTATGGAAAGGTTGGCCGGTGTAATGCCAATTTTTTCCGAAAGCTCCCCTGCTGACATCTTTCTCTTTGCCATTATCACATCTAAATTCACTACTATTGCCATGTTGCACCCCTCCTATATAGTAAAGTCATTTTCAGTCTTTATGATAACAGCCTGTTCAATGACATTTTTAACTACCCGGACAATTAAACCTATAAAGGCTGCAACGATTGCAACAAAATAGAAAAGGAAATAATAGTAACCTGCCATGGCTACAAGTACTGCAACACCAAAACAACACCAGGAAATTGCTCTTAGATATGCTACATTTTTATCTGTAAAAATGTCTTCTCTTTTTATATTAGCCAAAAGCCTATCTAAGCTGTACAAAGCAGCAAGAGCCGGAACACAACAGGCATATAAGATTATCATAAATGGTTTTATATCCATTTCACTTAGATAATGAGGTCCAATAGACAGATATAAATCAACTAAATAAGGCAATGCTGCTGCACATACTAGAACTAAAGCCATGACTAATCTGGTACATATGCAGGATAATTTCAATGATTTGTTTGAATTCCACATTTCTTAAGAATCTCCCTTTTCTTTCTAATAAAGCTTTATTTTAACACCATTATATTTAGATTATATTTGTTTGTCAATATATTTTTATCGTTTATCGATAAATTATTGCTGTTTTCCAATTAAATTAACATTAGAGGGGTGAATTATAAATCTAGATTCGTTAGCACACTATTGCTGTAGCTATTATTCAATAGCTAGGTTTTGTAGAAATAAAATGGCAGATATTTGACCATTAAAAAAATGGTTAAATATCTGCCTCCAAGAAATTAATTCGGGGTTATCCCAAGTATTTTATAAATGTTTCTTCGTTGCATTTTACCAGTAGTATAAATTTTTTGACTTAGTATGTTTTTATCCTTGTCATACTCTTTTACCCCAATATCTGTATCAAATGAAAATACTATATTGCTTCCGTCCTGTTTACTAACTTTAAGCTGTACAGGAACTCCATATAATTTTTCGGTTGGAGTAGTTAAAGGTTCTTTATATTCAAGACTCGCAAGAAAATTCATTATCTTTCTTTTCTCTTTTGGGGTAAATTCTGTTTTTTCTGCTCCTACAACTCCATTTACGTTGTACAAATGAGTCAAACAAAATCTGTCACTTTCCTCTATGCCAAACTTATTTTTAGGGTAGTCAAATTGATTTTGCATTATTAAAGCAGTAAGGATTACAGTAGTGGTAACTACTATAACCAAAACAAATAAACTCTTCTTACTAAACCGCATTTTTTATACCTCATATTAAAAATCTGACATTTCCAGATAGCATAGAATTGAGTGCCTTTCTATATATCAGATTACTTTGTCCGTCAATCAGCTAATCTTGAGCTATACCAAGTATTCTATAAATGTTGCTTTGTTGTTTTTCTGTGGTAGTATAAATGTTTTGTTTTAATATATCTCCCTTTTTGTCGTACTCTATTTCCTCAATATTAGCAAAAAATGAAAAAACTATTTTGCTTCCATCCTGTTTACTAACTTTAATCTGTACAGGAACTCCATATATAGTTTCGGTTCGAGTTGGTAAAGGCTCTTTATATTCAAGACTTGCAAGAAAATCCATTATCTTTCTTTTTTCTTTTGGGGTAAATTCTGTTTTTTCTGCTCCCACAACTCCATTTACATTGTACAAATGAGTCAGACAAAATCTGTCACTTTCCTCTATGCCAAACTTATTTTTAGGGTAGTCAAATTGATTTTGCATTATTAAAGCAGTAAGGATTACAGTAGTGGTAACTACTATAACCAAAACAAATAAACTCTTCTTACTAAACCGCATTTTCTTTACCTCATATAAAAATCTGATATTTCCAGATAGCATAGAATTGAGTGCCTTTCTATATATCAGATTACTTTGTCCGTCAATCGGCTAATCTTGAGTTATACCTAGTATGTTATAAATGTTACTTCGTTGTTTTTCTGTGGTAGTATAAATGTTTTGTTTTAATATATCTCCATCTTTGTCATACTCGATTACTTCAATGTTGGAAAAAAGAAAAAATACTAATTTCCTCCCATCTTGTTTACTAACTTTAATCTGTACAGGAACCCCATATATCGTTTCGGTTCGAGTTGGTAAAGGCTCTTTATATTGAAGACTTGTAAGGAAATTCATTATCTTTCTTTTTTCTTTTGGGGTAAATTCTGTTTTTTCTGCTCCCACAACTCCATTTACATTGAGCAAGTGAGTCAAACAAAACGAGTCACTTTCCACTATGCCAAACTGATTCTCTGGGTAGTAAAAGTGATCTCTCATTGCTAAAGCCGTAAAGATTACCATAGTCGTGACTAATATAATCAAAACAAATAAACTTTTCTTGCTAAACCGCATTTTCTTTACCTCATATTAAAAATCTGATATTTCCAGATAGCATTCACAGGTATAAGTGATTGGTCCATAGGCAAATTGATAAATCCCATCTTTACGAACCGACATTACCTGGTAATTACTCTCATTTGGATCCATGTAAGAAAGTGCTGCTCCTTGTGAACTTGAAGAATATCCTCTTAGAACCACTGCATGTCCCAAAGACCCATCATTTGCACCAAAACCTGCCCAAATAG carries:
- a CDS encoding DUF4153 domain-containing protein, whose translation is MKYYFSESGGLNVSGEQKNYDIKGIGIAPMKFVSADFWFAAALLVCGFLYWNFILASKMGIGVTIFAVILCSIALLYFKARGVAQNRKSLVWLILTSVGSVQFMIFDGYTFKGLNLIFTSLCFIYWITVSTGRYMDIRLSLYTLWDMFNQTFMVPFANITCGYFGLKQGISKNRHSRNAMYVAAGAVVFLPLMIFVTGQLSLADAAFEGLLDRILQAISMSSIITYALQFIMGIPVAFYLFGLIYGNVAGRNAESMNKEKIQRISDDISFAPKLTVYTAMIIFNLIYIMFFISQGAYLFAAFKGILPDTFTYAEYARRGFFELCKVSAVNVVLIALANIFIVKKEKDKETLKQPVMLRLQTAFMSIMTMGLIVTALRKMYMYIQSYGLTQLRVYTSWFMVMLLFAFAVIVIRQLKEFNASRIIIIGGIAGFLLLSYGNIDGNIAKYNIDNYQNGSLEKVDLKALFSLSDGAVPYLYDLYGKTDDANTRQVLYNYIVYGNVDGESVPAERSFKDFNFQSSRADSISGTLQSKGFSLK
- a CDS encoding DUF2975 domain-containing protein, encoding MWNSNKSLKLSCICTRLVMALVLVCAAALPYLVDLYLSIGPHYLSEMDIKPFMIILYACCVPALAALYSLDRLLANIKREDIFTDKNVAYLRAISWCCFGVAVLVAMAGYYYFLFYFVAIVAAFIGLIVRVVKNVIEQAVIIKTENDFTI
- a CDS encoding helix-turn-helix domain-containing protein, with product MAIVVNLDVIMAKRKMSAGELSEKIGITPANLSILKNNKAKAIRFSTLEEICKALDCQPGDILEFVED